One segment of Candidatus Nitrospira nitrosa DNA contains the following:
- a CDS encoding sterol desaturase family protein produces MIALSTVYDGKEVGRWIVFVHSRGDGPEPWLGTLELGRRASLARNRLGSYHPRFHHLLAAFGVRFHPVEIVISTAVKALSILVLGMAPLAVVIFEIVLNRTALFNHGNVRIPASFDRVLRWVIVTTDMHRIHHSTDVQETNSNYGFNGPWWDRPFGTYCP; encoded by the coding sequence ATGATCGCGTTGTCTACGGTCTATGATGGGAAAGAGGTCGGTCGTTGGATCGTATTTGTCCATTCTCGGGGTGATGGACCAGAACCGTGGCTGGGGACTCTTGAACTGGGTCGAAGGGCCAGCCTAGCTCGAAATCGCCTTGGCAGTTATCACCCTCGATTTCATCACCTATTGGCAGCATTCGGGGTGCGTTTTCACCCGGTGGAGATCGTCATTTCAACCGCGGTGAAGGCCCTGTCGATCCTTGTGCTGGGCATGGCTCCGCTGGCGGTCGTGATCTTCGAGATCGTCCTCAACCGTACGGCCCTCTTCAACCACGGCAATGTTCGGATACCTGCCTCCTTTGATCGGGTGCTCCGGTGGGTCATCGTCACGACGGACATGCATCGGATTCACCATTCGACGGATGTGCAGGAAACCAACAGCAACTACGGATTCAACGGGCCCTGGTGGGATCGCCCGTTCGGCACCTATTGCCCCTAA
- a CDS encoding carboxymuconolactone decarboxylase family protein: MYERKNLSKLKELEANTPEAMKAFAAFDKAALSGGVIPHKYKELMAIAVALTTQCPYCIDIHSNKAREVGASEQEISEVVMVAAALRAGAAITHGTHALKGV, translated from the coding sequence ATGTACGAGAGGAAGAATTTGAGCAAGCTCAAGGAACTAGAAGCCAATACCCCCGAAGCCATGAAAGCCTTTGCAGCTTTCGACAAGGCTGCGTTGTCCGGCGGCGTGATTCCACACAAGTATAAGGAACTGATGGCTATTGCTGTCGCGTTGACGACTCAATGTCCGTACTGCATTGACATTCACTCGAACAAAGCACGAGAAGTGGGTGCTTCTGAGCAAGAAATCTCCGAAGTCGTGATGGTCGCTGCAGCATTACGCGCGGGTGCAGCCATTACACACGGCACACACGCCTTGAAGGGGGTCTGA